One region of Streptococcus salivarius genomic DNA includes:
- a CDS encoding dynamin family protein has protein sequence MNKIKVVSNPYEKIVTFSRYDLSSESWITINSENNSNSKLVSAVFQRGFFPFKVYDILKEIENEYSVPDEKLELIFEGPNDEKQQLEEALKDERFSNIILSSSTSYLENARDVLPEINRIFRNLEPLIIKNIGESNKEIETQLKRFSDASGDTVPICVLGTYSAGKSTFINALIGQELLPSAETPVTSKIYKITASTYEDRAKISFVYKDERVLLSFYDDQVFYDGLNMNDSFGKKVDGILNTSFDSIISKLYAILEAINDSTDKDIGDLIEILVPFSKGILGDVGSKITIFDTPGSNSSTNSQHSEVLANAMAGMSNGLPVFVTDSSSLDSTDNSNLKEKLISVEGLDERFTMIVVNKAEAAALSSTNLKSDSFRDRIMNQAIPRELYAQGIYYVSSILGLGAKLKGHLEGEFYSEQFDTYREKYSNPETKYYKKLYEFDILPRQMSNTVRATAEKSSDLIYANSGLLTIEDTIKTFVDRYSHYDKCQQAKALLDKLLLRTNAVITEKNEDLRSREAELEANLDSQKSVIVERLKSTSLSQKNDLLIKYPKEMKIFQERLMKQIEKGDVLDRYNEIHKEILSLNPTLNLTEHQQIDISNLKLGNISNEFSNYLSVTRENKTKKINLENLASAQTVDYFRNKFVEELYFARIEFERISSSFWSNHASEIKSHFERIISGDMGLEPEKRQKLSQLILSYEEIDFTQLNLEKFSKEELSYVFRLGDFTLKSSRVNASGLKKTYNDLFKSKMTEFAGSICSEHEKAFKIWLVNLTSIIVQNIIEFSPELSALNTKIQRTKNEVASLEEQQQQIENYTNQIKRMITWK, from the coding sequence ATGAATAAAATTAAAGTTGTAAGTAATCCTTACGAGAAGATAGTAACTTTTAGCCGTTACGACTTATCTAGTGAAAGTTGGATAACAATAAATAGTGAGAATAACTCAAATAGTAAGTTAGTTTCAGCCGTTTTTCAGCGTGGCTTTTTTCCTTTTAAGGTATATGATATTTTAAAAGAAATTGAAAATGAGTATTCTGTTCCAGATGAAAAACTTGAATTAATTTTTGAGGGGCCAAATGATGAGAAGCAACAGTTAGAAGAAGCATTAAAAGATGAGCGCTTTTCAAATATTATTTTATCATCATCTACAAGCTATTTAGAGAACGCACGTGACGTTCTGCCAGAAATCAATCGTATTTTTAGGAATCTCGAGCCACTAATCATAAAGAATATTGGGGAAAGTAACAAGGAAATTGAAACACAGTTAAAACGCTTTTCGGATGCTTCGGGAGATACAGTCCCTATCTGTGTTCTCGGAACCTATAGTGCAGGAAAATCGACCTTTATTAATGCTTTGATTGGCCAGGAATTACTTCCAAGTGCTGAGACTCCAGTGACCTCTAAAATCTATAAAATCACGGCTAGTACTTATGAGGATCGTGCTAAAATCTCTTTTGTATATAAAGACGAGAGAGTTCTTCTCAGTTTCTATGATGATCAAGTGTTTTATGATGGATTAAATATGAATGATTCATTTGGTAAGAAAGTCGATGGTATCTTGAATACTTCTTTTGATTCAATCATTTCAAAGCTATATGCAATATTAGAAGCTATCAATGATTCTACTGATAAAGATATTGGAGATTTAATCGAAATACTTGTCCCATTTTCGAAAGGTATTTTAGGAGATGTAGGTTCAAAAATTACGATATTCGATACTCCAGGTTCTAATTCATCAACCAATAGTCAGCATTCAGAAGTACTTGCTAATGCCATGGCTGGTATGTCAAATGGCTTACCAGTCTTTGTTACTGATAGTAGTTCCTTAGACAGCACTGATAATAGTAATTTAAAAGAAAAGCTTATTTCAGTAGAAGGCTTAGATGAACGGTTTACTATGATTGTAGTTAATAAGGCCGAGGCAGCGGCTTTAAGCTCGACTAATCTTAAAAGTGATTCTTTTAGAGATAGAATCATGAATCAAGCCATTCCAAGAGAATTATATGCTCAAGGCATTTATTACGTTTCATCAATTTTAGGACTTGGAGCGAAGTTAAAAGGGCATTTAGAGGGAGAATTCTATTCTGAGCAATTTGATACTTATAGAGAAAAATACTCAAATCCTGAAACGAAATACTATAAGAAGTTGTATGAGTTTGATATTCTTCCAAGACAAATGTCTAATACTGTTCGAGCAACTGCTGAAAAAAGTTCCGACCTTATTTATGCAAATAGTGGTTTATTGACTATTGAGGACACGATTAAAACCTTTGTCGACCGCTATTCACACTATGACAAATGTCAACAGGCAAAAGCTTTATTAGACAAACTACTATTGAGAACAAATGCAGTAATTACAGAGAAAAACGAAGATTTACGTAGTAGAGAGGCAGAATTAGAGGCTAATCTTGATAGCCAAAAATCTGTCATTGTTGAAAGATTGAAATCTACTTCGTTATCCCAAAAAAATGACCTTTTGATCAAGTATCCAAAAGAAATGAAGATTTTCCAAGAACGTCTAATGAAACAGATTGAAAAAGGGGATGTTCTAGACCGTTATAATGAAATACACAAAGAGATACTCTCATTAAATCCAACTTTAAATTTAACTGAGCATCAACAAATAGATATTAGTAATCTAAAGTTAGGCAATATCAGTAATGAGTTTAGTAACTATCTCAGTGTTACACGTGAGAACAAGACAAAGAAAATCAATTTAGAGAATCTAGCTTCTGCACAAACAGTCGACTATTTTAGAAATAAATTTGTAGAAGAACTTTATTTTGCAAGGATAGAATTTGAACGTATTTCTAGCAGTTTTTGGTCTAATCATGCTTCTGAGATAAAATCTCATTTTGAGCGTATTATTTCAGGTGATATGGGGCTTGAACCAGAAAAACGTCAAAAGCTTTCTCAATTGATTCTATCTTATGAAGAGATAGATTTTACTCAATTGAATCTTGAAAAGTTTAGTAAAGAAGAACTTAGTTATGTATTTAGATTGGGAGACTTTACTTTGAAATCAAGTAGAGTTAACGCATCTGGCCTTAAAAAGACCTATAATGATTTATTTAAATCAAAGATGACAGAATTTGCAGGAAGTATTTGTTCGGAACACGAGAAAGCTTTTAAAATTTGGCTAGTAAATCTTACAAGTATAATTGTTCAAAATATAATTGAATTTAGTCCAGAATTAAGTGCTTTGAATACGAAAATTCAGAGAACAAAAAATGAAGTTGCAAGTTTAGAGGAGCAACAACAACAGATTGAAAATTATACGAACCAGATTAAGCGAATGATTACTTGGAAATAG
- a CDS encoding FtsX-like permease family protein: protein MTLFDFARKNISRDRRNYIFYFVNCVFSVFVFFLFTVLSFHPAMSVVDKQSAMGLILISGEILSIGFTICFISYSVACFLKSRSKQFGLITILGASKKQLNKLIFLENMVVGFVSIITGIILGLVFSKFFLDFANKVIGVTDFTFYFPIQAIVVTIIALGLVFLSIAFFTPKLIRKKEVVRLLKTEVTGEEPQKLLPFLIIFFILVVLLTGVLVGKTQMAKDIQENFITPFAMLLTVVLGTYLLFAYGMRIALALTKGSHAKGRLLYSSDRKAKMRANTQAMTISTVLYAISFFAIIILFSMSTSVKEETEKIMPYAISYNAWTENADVSGNLAVIEKELQNLPGYQEATFDLWYSKSEQSLTAIISASDYNKMMEFLDREPVAVSKDGVFLVTGNVGETIKTIPSAMQTFFCRKWSDIIRRGKYGFRHHFVWVYQRYLCFK from the coding sequence GTGACATTATTTGATTTTGCCCGTAAAAATATCAGTCGTGACAGAAGAAATTATATATTTTACTTTGTAAATTGCGTATTTTCTGTATTTGTTTTCTTCCTGTTTACGGTTTTATCTTTCCATCCTGCTATGAGCGTCGTAGATAAACAAAGCGCAATGGGACTTATTCTTATATCAGGAGAGATTCTGTCAATTGGATTTACTATTTGTTTTATTTCTTATTCTGTAGCATGCTTTTTGAAAAGCAGAAGCAAACAATTTGGTTTGATCACGATTTTGGGAGCATCTAAAAAGCAGTTGAATAAGCTTATATTTTTGGAAAATATGGTTGTTGGATTTGTATCCATCATAACAGGTATCATTCTGGGACTGGTGTTTTCGAAATTCTTTCTCGACTTTGCCAATAAGGTCATCGGTGTAACTGATTTTACGTTTTATTTTCCGATACAGGCAATTGTTGTAACCATAATCGCATTGGGGCTTGTATTTCTATCTATTGCTTTTTTTACACCGAAGCTGATCCGCAAAAAAGAAGTCGTGCGGCTGTTAAAAACAGAGGTGACTGGTGAAGAGCCTCAGAAGTTATTGCCCTTCCTTATTATCTTTTTCATCTTAGTGGTCTTGTTGACAGGTGTTTTGGTAGGGAAAACACAGATGGCGAAAGACATACAGGAAAACTTTATTACACCTTTTGCCATGCTTCTTACGGTTGTTCTCGGGACATATCTGCTGTTTGCATATGGAATGCGCATAGCCCTTGCTCTTACCAAAGGCAGTCACGCAAAAGGGCGTCTGCTCTACAGCAGTGACAGGAAAGCGAAAATGAGGGCAAATACACAGGCAATGACAATTTCAACCGTGTTGTATGCTATTTCATTTTTTGCCATCATTATTTTGTTTTCCATGTCAACAAGCGTGAAAGAAGAAACGGAAAAGATCATGCCATATGCCATAAGTTACAATGCATGGACAGAAAATGCGGATGTTTCCGGCAATCTGGCTGTGATTGAAAAGGAACTGCAAAACCTGCCAGGATATCAGGAGGCAACCTTTGATCTGTGGTACAGCAAATCGGAGCAGTCTCTCACAGCAATCATTTCTGCCAGTGACTATAATAAAATGATGGAGTTTCTGGACAGAGAACCGGTGGCAGTTTCAAAAGACGGAGTTTTTCTCGTTACAGGAAATGTAGGAGAAACAATAAAAACAATTCCATCTGCAATGCAGACATTTTTTTGCAGAAAATGGTCTGACATTATCCGTAGAGGGAAATACGGATTCCGTCATCACTTTGTCTGGGTTTACCAACGGTATTTGTGTTTTAAATGA
- a CDS encoding ABC transporter ATP-binding protein: MLTTEHLGKIYEGKVPYTALSDINFSIEKGEFVAIMGPSGSGKSTLLNVVSTIDHPTSGNVSIDGQDPHKMNDDELAHFRRSTLGFVFQDFNLIHTLTVGENIMLPLTLEGIPVPEIKKRTEEVAKMLGIEQLLSKRTFEISGGQAQRTAVARAVVTNPSLLLADEPTGNLDSKATKDVMELFQMLNETQNATILMVTHDSFVASYCKRVLIIKDGQLYQEIVSGGNRRAFQQEIADAMSLLGGEPRDII; the protein is encoded by the coding sequence ATTTTAACAACAGAACATCTTGGAAAAATATATGAGGGAAAGGTTCCATATACGGCTTTGAGTGATATTAATTTTAGTATTGAAAAAGGTGAGTTTGTGGCAATCATGGGACCGTCAGGAAGTGGTAAGAGTACCCTCTTGAATGTAGTTTCAACGATTGATCATCCTACCAGTGGTAATGTAAGCATTGATGGACAAGATCCTCATAAAATGAATGATGATGAACTGGCACATTTCAGACGCAGTACGCTTGGTTTTGTATTCCAGGATTTTAATCTGATTCATACACTGACAGTTGGGGAGAATATCATGTTACCATTGACATTGGAGGGGATTCCTGTTCCTGAAATCAAAAAACGCACTGAGGAAGTTGCTAAGATGCTGGGAATAGAGCAGCTTCTTTCGAAACGGACTTTTGAAATATCTGGAGGTCAGGCACAGCGAACCGCTGTTGCCCGTGCAGTTGTAACCAATCCATCACTGCTGTTAGCTGATGAACCAACTGGAAATCTGGATTCTAAGGCGACAAAGGATGTTATGGAACTTTTCCAAATGCTGAATGAAACGCAAAATGCGACTATCCTGATGGTAACCCACGATTCTTTTGTGGCAAGCTATTGTAAGCGTGTACTGATCATCAAGGACGGACAGCTGTATCAGGAGATTGTCTCTGGTGGAAATCGAAGAGCTTTTCAGCAGGAAATTGCTGACGCCATGAGCCTTTTGGGAGGTGAGCCACGTGACATTATTTGA
- a CDS encoding ATP-binding protein, producing the protein MGIKNIINKAGAKAADKVAKLSALSPEQLKEVEEQREKYLADQPNISDEELTNRLLASCGVEIFNSYLEQIKELYVPIENKVEFGTDFQESYNIRYFNITKWVVDKKENSLEKLVNVYEVLSNEDCNIALVFNRTKTNTEVFLAVVNTKNDSDNVNVENYRKRLLEAIKGNFPGSTVQNEKGIGRIPCLANSKPYSVATVSNLPTAKSEKFISQTIEKLIDGIIPSQPSENYTLILLASPIQDIENRKLRLSELFSALAPYEKWQTNYTFTASDATTSMATFGVNVGASAGIQHGKNQSVNQSTGDTQTSGESQTDSSGQTDGTNTSHTDGTNKGSSDSFGGSIGADGKLFKATLDHHHTWNQGTSTADSIGQSTTKTVSRALAKTASRALSQTVGQTLGSSSGVNLGSNIGANFARASNVTATVGKNEGITQSFTNHNISHALKVLEEQMKRFEKGTAMGMWEFAAYVLSEDQNIANNVAHTYLALTQGEESFMSQSSVNLWRGDLGESSGDAEEIVTYLRELRHPLFGLNPNLLLADPTFNVYPSIVTPTVPLTGQELAFSLNFPRKSIPGLPILECAEFGRNIAKFDEEDVTNKMLHLGDIFHMYHKEDVPVNLRQNSLASHVFVTGSTGSGKSNTIYQLLNEGRKNGLKFLVVEPAKGEYKHVFGNHDDVSVYGTNPQLTPLLRLNPFSFPKEIHILEHLDRLVEIFNVCWPMYAAMPAVLKKAVEQSYQDCGWNLLESTNPYGRLYPNFNDIADNIKTIIDSSEYDDENKGAYKGALLTRIESLTNGINGLIFSNEELTNEHLFDTNVIVDLSRVGSTETKSLLMGILVLKLQEYRMTSGDMNAELKHITVLEEAHNLLKRTSTEQMAESANLLGKSVEMLANAIAEMRTYGEGFIIADQAPGLMDLSVIRNTNTKIIMRLPDFSDRELVGKSANLNDDQIVELAKLPKGVAAVYQNEWIQPVLCKVEKVEHDSNTFQNTFVGSATPKSFKVNNVKSVILDYLITNWMSEGNHIDYSSVSELILNSNISSKIKRLFIEINDASGDVNLKSLRELVYELLDADRAIEKSKNEDDIHDWVDTVVHNFQLPIESYPKETINIILALVIEEHQFRDSSYENLFKRFVEVQTKEGGVY; encoded by the coding sequence ATGGGAATAAAAAACATTATTAATAAGGCAGGAGCTAAGGCCGCAGATAAAGTTGCTAAACTTTCAGCTTTGAGCCCTGAGCAACTCAAAGAAGTTGAGGAGCAAAGAGAGAAGTATCTGGCAGATCAACCTAATATTAGCGATGAGGAATTAACGAATCGCTTATTAGCTTCATGTGGAGTAGAAATTTTTAATTCGTATTTGGAACAAATAAAAGAACTCTATGTTCCTATCGAAAATAAGGTAGAATTTGGTACAGACTTTCAGGAATCATATAATATCAGGTATTTCAATATCACAAAATGGGTCGTTGACAAAAAAGAAAATAGTTTAGAAAAACTGGTTAATGTTTATGAAGTACTTTCTAACGAAGACTGTAATATTGCTCTCGTCTTTAATCGAACTAAAACCAATACAGAGGTTTTTCTAGCTGTAGTAAATACTAAGAATGATTCTGATAATGTCAATGTAGAAAATTATCGTAAGAGATTGTTAGAAGCCATTAAAGGTAACTTTCCTGGATCTACAGTTCAGAATGAAAAGGGAATTGGTAGGATTCCTTGTCTAGCAAACTCTAAGCCTTATTCGGTGGCAACGGTGTCTAATTTACCAACTGCTAAATCAGAAAAATTTATTAGTCAAACTATTGAAAAATTGATTGATGGCATCATTCCGTCACAACCATCCGAAAACTATACCTTAATCCTTTTAGCAAGTCCTATCCAAGATATAGAAAATAGAAAGTTGCGTTTGTCTGAGCTATTTTCAGCCTTAGCACCATATGAAAAATGGCAAACCAACTATACTTTCACAGCTTCAGATGCAACGACCTCTATGGCTACTTTTGGAGTCAATGTTGGAGCCAGTGCTGGTATCCAACATGGTAAGAATCAATCAGTTAACCAATCTACTGGTGATACGCAAACCAGCGGTGAATCTCAAACAGATTCGTCTGGACAGACTGATGGTACAAATACTTCCCATACAGATGGTACAAATAAAGGATCATCAGATAGTTTTGGTGGTAGTATTGGAGCTGATGGAAAATTATTTAAGGCAACATTAGACCATCATCATACTTGGAATCAAGGGACAAGTACTGCAGATTCTATTGGTCAATCGACTACAAAAACTGTTAGCCGTGCCCTTGCTAAAACTGCTAGTCGTGCCCTATCACAAACGGTTGGACAAACCTTAGGCTCTTCAAGTGGTGTTAACTTAGGTTCTAATATCGGTGCTAATTTTGCGCGTGCCTCAAATGTGACTGCGACAGTTGGTAAGAATGAGGGCATTACCCAGTCCTTTACCAATCATAATATTTCTCACGCCCTTAAGGTCCTTGAAGAACAGATGAAGCGTTTTGAAAAAGGAACAGCTATGGGTATGTGGGAGTTCGCTGCCTATGTACTCAGTGAAGACCAGAATATTGCTAATAATGTTGCCCACACTTATTTAGCTTTGACTCAAGGTGAAGAGTCATTTATGAGTCAGTCTTCAGTTAATTTATGGAGGGGAGATTTGGGTGAGAGCAGTGGTGATGCAGAAGAAATAGTCACTTATCTCAGAGAATTACGCCATCCTTTATTTGGTTTGAATCCTAATCTACTATTAGCTGATCCAACTTTTAATGTCTATCCTTCTATTGTTACGCCAACAGTACCTCTTACTGGTCAAGAATTAGCCTTTTCATTGAACTTCCCTAGAAAATCTATTCCTGGACTACCGATTTTAGAGTGTGCAGAATTCGGTCGAAATATTGCTAAATTTGATGAAGAAGATGTTACTAATAAGATGCTTCATTTAGGAGATATTTTCCATATGTATCATAAGGAAGATGTACCTGTTAACCTTAGACAAAACTCTTTGGCTTCGCATGTTTTTGTAACAGGAAGTACGGGTTCTGGTAAGAGTAATACGATTTATCAACTTCTTAATGAAGGTAGAAAGAATGGCTTGAAATTCCTAGTTGTTGAACCTGCAAAAGGAGAATATAAGCATGTCTTTGGTAATCACGACGATGTTTCAGTTTATGGAACGAATCCTCAGTTAACACCTTTGTTGAGGTTGAATCCTTTTAGTTTCCCTAAAGAAATTCATATCTTAGAGCATCTAGATAGGCTAGTCGAAATTTTCAATGTGTGCTGGCCGATGTATGCGGCTATGCCAGCGGTTTTAAAAAAAGCTGTAGAACAATCTTATCAGGATTGTGGATGGAATCTCCTTGAATCAACCAACCCTTATGGTAGACTGTATCCAAATTTCAATGATATAGCAGACAATATTAAGACGATAATTGATTCCAGTGAATATGATGATGAGAATAAAGGTGCTTACAAGGGAGCATTACTAACTCGAATCGAATCTCTTACAAACGGTATTAATGGACTTATCTTCTCAAATGAGGAACTCACCAATGAGCATCTATTTGATACGAATGTCATTGTTGATCTTAGTAGAGTCGGTTCCACTGAGACAAAATCTTTGCTAATGGGGATTTTGGTTTTGAAATTGCAAGAGTATCGCATGACTAGTGGAGATATGAATGCCGAATTAAAACACATCACTGTGCTTGAAGAAGCTCATAACCTTCTAAAACGCACATCAACAGAACAAATGGCTGAATCAGCTAATCTTTTAGGTAAGAGTGTGGAGATGTTGGCAAATGCCATTGCTGAAATGCGAACATATGGAGAAGGATTTATTATTGCCGATCAAGCTCCAGGATTAATGGACTTATCAGTTATTCGAAATACCAATACTAAGATTATCATGCGATTACCTGATTTTTCAGATCGTGAGCTAGTAGGTAAGTCAGCTAATCTAAACGATGATCAAATTGTAGAACTAGCCAAATTACCAAAGGGAGTTGCAGCAGTCTATCAAAATGAATGGATTCAACCAGTTTTATGTAAGGTTGAAAAAGTTGAGCATGATTCTAATACATTTCAGAATACGTTTGTAGGAAGTGCTACGCCTAAAAGTTTCAAAGTCAATAATGTCAAATCGGTTATTTTAGATTATCTTATAACAAATTGGATGTCCGAAGGTAATCATATAGATTATTCTAGTGTGAGCGAATTGATATTAAATTCAAATATAAGCTCAAAGATTAAAAGGCTTTTTATTGAGATCAATGATGCAAGTGGAGACGTTAATTTGAAGAGTTTGAGAGAACTTGTGTATGAATTGCTAGATGCTGATCGGGCAATCGAGAAATCAAAGAATGAAGACGATATTCATGATTGGGTTGACACTGTTGTACATAACTTCCAACTACCTATCGAATCTTACCCTAAAGAAACGATTAATATCATCTTGGCATTGGTAATTGAAGAACATCAGTTTCGAGATTCCTCATACGAAAATCTATTTAAACGTTTTGTAGAAGTTCAAACAAAAGAAGGGGGAGTATACTAA
- the manA gene encoding mannose-6-phosphate isomerase, class I, whose product MSEPLFLQSVMQEKIWGGTHLRDVFGYDIPSDHVGEYWAISAHPNGVSTIKNGRYAGQTLDVLYAEHRELFGNRQEPVFPLLTKILDANDWLSVQVHPDDAYGLEHEGELGKTECWYIIAAEPGAEIIYGHNAKSKEELRQQIESKDWENLLTKVPVKAGDFFYVPSGTMHAIGAGIMVLETQQSSDTTYRVYDFDRKDDQGNLRELHLEKSIDVLTIGEPANSRPVTTKVDDLKSTLLVASDFFAVYKWEISGKADFEKTADYSLFSVLDGQGSLKVDGQDYDIAKGSHFILPSDVEAWQIKGELELIVSHP is encoded by the coding sequence ATGTCTGAACCTTTATTTTTGCAATCTGTCATGCAAGAGAAAATTTGGGGTGGCACGCATTTGCGTGATGTCTTTGGCTACGACATTCCAAGCGACCATGTTGGAGAGTACTGGGCTATCTCAGCTCACCCAAATGGTGTATCGACTATTAAGAATGGTCGTTATGCTGGTCAAACTTTAGATGTTCTTTATGCAGAGCATCGAGAATTGTTTGGCAATCGTCAGGAACCTGTCTTCCCACTTTTGACAAAGATTTTGGATGCCAATGATTGGCTTTCAGTTCAGGTCCACCCAGATGATGCTTATGGACTTGAACATGAAGGTGAGCTTGGTAAAACAGAATGTTGGTATATCATTGCCGCTGAACCAGGCGCAGAAATCATTTATGGTCACAACGCTAAATCAAAAGAAGAATTGCGCCAGCAAATTGAAAGTAAGGATTGGGAAAATCTCTTGACCAAAGTTCCAGTTAAAGCAGGAGATTTCTTCTATGTACCAAGTGGTACCATGCATGCTATTGGCGCAGGTATCATGGTTCTTGAAACGCAACAATCTAGTGATACGACTTATCGTGTTTATGATTTTGACCGTAAAGATGACCAAGGAAACTTGCGTGAGCTCCATCTGGAAAAATCTATCGATGTGCTTACTATCGGAGAACCTGCCAACAGTCGCCCAGTCACAACAAAAGTAGATGACCTCAAATCAACGCTCTTAGTAGCTAGTGATTTCTTTGCCGTATATAAATGGGAAATCTCAGGTAAGGCTGATTTTGAAAAGACCGCTGATTACAGTTTGTTCAGTGTGCTTGATGGCCAAGGAAGCCTTAAAGTAGACGGGCAAGATTACGACATTGCCAAAGGTAGCCACTTTATTCTTCCTAGCGATGTTGAAGCATGGCAAATTAAGGGAGAGCTTGAATTGATTGTCAGTCACCCATAA
- the brnQ gene encoding branched-chain amino acid transport system II carrier protein: MLKKGSLTALLLFGMFFGAGNLTFPPQLGFDSGGHFWPAIAGFVLSGVGIAILTLVIGTLNPKGYIHEISQKISPKFALVYLAVLYLSIGPFFAIPRTAATAFSIGFSPLIGSGHTSLWLFVFTVIYFVLALWIAMNPSKILDSIGRILTPIFAIMIVVVIVAGAFKYGGYNPQDASQAYQASAFGKGFLEGYNTLDALASVAFSVVAVVTLNQLGFKSKKEYISTIWVVGFVVTILFGALYLGLAFLGNHFPLQVAGLPKDANIGASVLSQATQAIFGPAAQIFLAIMVTVTCFTTTAGLIVATGEFFHKAFPKVSYKAYAIIFTLIGFAIANLGLNNIIAFSVPVLLILYPITITIVMIVIANKFVALSKPGMQVTVAVVTLIALLSVIGSQFKLAGLNALINFLPLSGASLPWLIPAILCILLSLILPDKIKSESFEME; this comes from the coding sequence ATGTTAAAAAAGGGAAGCCTTACAGCTTTATTGTTGTTTGGTATGTTCTTTGGAGCGGGAAATCTGACCTTTCCCCCTCAGTTAGGCTTTGATTCTGGAGGTCATTTTTGGCCAGCCATCGCAGGCTTTGTCCTATCAGGTGTTGGTATTGCCATCCTAACACTGGTTATCGGGACTTTAAATCCTAAGGGTTACATTCATGAGATTTCTCAAAAAATCTCGCCTAAGTTTGCCCTAGTCTATTTGGCAGTACTTTATCTGTCCATTGGTCCTTTCTTTGCCATTCCAAGGACAGCAGCGACAGCTTTTTCAATTGGCTTCTCGCCTTTGATTGGAAGTGGACATACTAGCCTTTGGCTCTTTGTCTTTACCGTAATCTACTTTGTTCTAGCACTTTGGATTGCCATGAATCCATCTAAAATTCTAGATAGTATTGGACGTATATTGACGCCTATCTTTGCCATCATGATTGTTGTCGTTATCGTGGCAGGAGCATTTAAATATGGTGGTTACAATCCTCAGGATGCAAGTCAAGCATATCAGGCTTCTGCTTTTGGTAAAGGATTCTTGGAAGGCTACAACACCTTGGATGCCTTGGCTTCTGTGGCCTTCAGTGTAGTAGCAGTAGTCACACTCAACCAATTAGGCTTCAAGTCTAAAAAAGAGTATATCTCAACGATTTGGGTCGTTGGTTTCGTAGTGACTATCCTCTTCGGTGCTCTGTATTTGGGATTAGCCTTTTTGGGGAATCATTTCCCACTCCAAGTGGCGGGATTACCAAAAGATGCCAATATTGGTGCAAGTGTCTTGTCACAAGCCACACAAGCCATCTTTGGACCAGCGGCTCAGATTTTCCTAGCTATCATGGTGACAGTGACTTGCTTCACAACAACCGCAGGACTTATCGTTGCGACTGGGGAATTCTTCCACAAGGCATTTCCGAAAGTATCTTACAAGGCTTACGCCATTATCTTTACCTTGATTGGCTTTGCGATTGCCAACTTGGGACTTAATAATATCATTGCTTTCTCAGTGCCAGTGCTTTTGATTCTCTACCCAATTACCATCACGATTGTCATGATTGTGATTGCCAACAAGTTCGTGGCCTTGTCTAAACCTGGTATGCAAGTGACAGTTGCAGTAGTCACGCTGATTGCCTTGCTTAGTGTAATTGGAAGCCAGTTTAAACTTGCGGGACTCAATGCCCTCATTAACTTCTTACCATTATCAGGAGCATCACTGCCATGGTTGATACCAGCCATCTTGTGTATTCTTTTGTCTCTGATCTTACCTGATAAGATTAAGAGCGAAAGCTTCGAAATGGAATAA